The nucleotide sequence AATGCAAATCAACAATCATTAATTCGAAGCATACCTCATCTGCAATATTCGAGGCTCAGACTTTACCAAAACTTTAGCACTTTCACACACGTTCCATTATTGCCATCGCTCTAGTAAACATGTTAGATGTCTCATGAATTTGATGCTGCAGATATAGGAATTGAAAATACGCAAAATGACGCAGCTAATAGATTCAAACATTGAACAATAGCATATCAACTCTGCTTCACCAAAAACTCGCAGTAAAACCACAAGTCCATTTCTGTGATCAATCTGTATTTATTAGGCTGTGATGTTACACCAATTCATCAAAAGCAGAGATctacatgatttttttctttaaacgtCCACAATCAGTTAAAAGAGTTCCATTTGGAAAATGGTTAACGGGAGGCGACAAGTCCATGATGAGTCGGGATGCCATGAGACATCAGTGCTGCATTGACCGAAGGGTCCTTGTAGGCACCAGTGGTGGAAAACAGGCTCCGGAGAACGTTGAGCTCTTTAGTGAGAAAATCCACCTTGGATTGTAGGCGGGCATTCTCCTCTTGCAGCTCGTCAACTTTGTGCTGGGTCTCCACATATTTCTGCTTGCTCTTGAATCTGCTCTTGCGGACCGCAATGTTGTTTCGCTCTCGTTTCAAACGATATTCATCGCTTCCTTTCTCAACCGCTTTCTTCAAAGACGACGAACCACGACGGGATTTCGGCGCCTTGAGTTGCGAAGAGATGGAAGGCAGCCTGTTCGACTTCAGCTCAGGTTCTTTCGCCAGGTTAGTTGATCTGTACGTCACAGCCGGTTTAAGGGAATTTACTTTGGAATCTACTTTTACAATCTTAATGGGAGAGTACCCCCGTTCTACCTCGGGTAAATATGGCTCCACTACTTCTCTACGCTTGGGCTCTTTGGGTGCTAAATACTTGCTCAAATCTTCGGGACTGGTACTCAAGGTGGCAGGATCCAGGTAAGAGGCAAAGTCGATCGCGATGTCATTCAGATACGAGCAATTCTCATCCAGATCAGAAGCAGAGCTCAGATCCACATCTTCGAACAGCTCAGAGCAAGGAGAATTCGCTGCTGACCATTCGCCTGACTCATACAGATCGAGAACATCCATAGGAGCACATGATGAATATCCGCAAGATTCTGGCTCTTGCTTCAGTTCCAGTCCGTCAAAGATGGGGAGGGGGAAATCTAGTTCCTTTAAGGGAGGTATTTTGGCGACTTGTCCggtaaaattcttaaaaaaatggtCGGGTTTTTACACCCTAACGTTTTCGACGACGCTTCCGAATCTTAACGTTGGGAAGAGGGGCGATTGGGGGCAGACAGCGCATTTTAGGGCGGCCTTGAAAGACTCTCTTCCAAATTTAGACATAATAACAATTGCGTTTCTCTGATTGGCTCATGTCAAACGTAGTTGCTATTAGAAACTTGCCCCGGAAGAGCTTCCACGCGGGGGAGGGTGGTATTTCGAAATCTGCATGTGATTATGATGTCAGCATATAATCGGAAGAATTCGCAATTTCATAGAGAgtcatttccatttttaactcttttctcCGTTTTATCTCAGTGCTTCTGTAACTTAGCTCTCGCAAAGTGAGCAAAATTTGAGAAGACTGAAAAGGGGCGTTCCCAATTATCTGGACAACACCGAAAAAATGCTCCCCCCGGGATTCTAGCAGGAATTTTGTCAGGCAACACTCACGCAAAATTTAATTCACAGGCCAGGTGTGTGTCGAATAGTTAACTTCTGCTCTTCCTGTACGCAATCTGCCATGAAAAAGAATTTCCGAGGGTCATCAGCTACAACTACTCCCATTGAAAGACGCCATGGGAAATTCAATAAATGGATATTCAATACAATGCCTTTAAATTGATGATGGTCACCTCTCGCTTAGGTGTTAGCTCCAAGTTTCTTGGCAACTGAAGAAATGTATAAGCATTTTTTGTAGGATTTGATTATCTCTTGCTAAAACCTCCAGAACACCTGTCCTTGAAGACGGTTTTATTAGTCCTTATCTGCGTTCTTCCGGTTCGAGGGAAAAATGCTGATACGCTGTCGAATCCAAAGAATTCGATGAGGGTTGAAAGGCTCTACTTGAAACAGACAAAATTATTCGTTTCAATACGATTAGCGTTATTAGGCGTTTTTATGTCAGGGTGGATGATAGACAGTCTACCCAAGACTAACTTTTCTTACCAGAATTAAAGTATGCATTATCGAATGAAAATTCATTAGGACGGATTATAGAATAAATCTCGGCGTGTTATTAGGCGAAGAGCTGGTTAGACTGCCAATCAACAATGATCAATAATAATCAGTCAGACAAAGATCTCGTCAGATTAGGTTTTCTGTCTCCCTTTACTCATAATTTCTGTCTCCCAAATACTATTTGGCGGTACTGGTTCACTTAAcgctttttccttttatttttcttttttttccggtCTGTAGTATTACTAGATCGTCTTCGACAGCTCTGGCACTGACATTTGCCAGATCTAGGAATCGGGGAGTTGGGGCTTGGGGTTGGTTTGTTTCAGACTTTCAGTTTgtaaaacggagcgaaatatGGAACAGCGCAATAGCAGCGGTGGAGTGAAAAAACGAGAGATCtttgggtcgggtcgggtcgggtcaaCCAAAACTCCCTCGCTTTTTCACTCAGCCGCTACTAATCACGCCGTTTACAATTGCGCTTTGTTTTACTTACTGATCGCCCCGCAACAGGTTAGCTAGGGGCAATTTGGTCCTTCAGACCGTCCCCCTCGGATCCCCACGTATCCccacaaagttattttttcctatgttttgttttctcaatcgagcatctgattggttgactgCTCTCTATTGACCGCACTCGATCTACCTAATCAGTCTACCTGATCAGTCTAAACTGATTTTAGCTTAACACTGTTTTGATCTGTGGAAGACTTAACAGAACAAGGTTATGACTGGTTGTGCTGTTAGCTAGAAAAAGAGCAAATAAGAATATTTCAATAATCTACGTTTGCTTTCTTTGGGTTCGCAGGGTTATGTAATCGCAGTTCGGTGAGAGATCTTCCAAGTTGTGTCGTGTTTACAATCGCGAGGTGCCCTCAGTTCTTAAATGGGTAAACTGTAGCGCTGTACCAATATAAGTTTTATAGACACGATGCCTTCGTCAGCCAGTGAAGAGATTGTCTTCTTTGTCAATGGCAGAAAGGTACGTTATTCACGTATAGACTGCAAAGAGATACACGATTTTGAGTTCAAATGCACGCACGCCACACACCCTTGATCTGGTTTATATCTACAAGTTTTAGTCTAATTTTATTCATCGCAGGTTGTCGAAGCAAAGGCGCAGCCAGAAATGACTTTGCTCTGTTATCTGCGAAATCATTGTATCCTTTCATTACTATGCACATTTTGATCCCTCTGTTTTTGGATTTTTGTGGACGGGCGCTTTGCATAAATATTAGCAAGTCATCGGGGTGATTTTTCAATTCGATGATTCAGGATGGTTTGACTAAAACTTACTGATCGTAAACTTGACGTGCTGTGCATGCTCTGTGAGTCTTAAGCACAAATGTCACGCCTTCCTGACCTTAGGACCTTCCTGAGGCTAacttaaaattgtaatttgatCCATTATGATCAGCAAACATGTGAATCACTGACTGGCTATTGATAGTGACACGTATAGAGCTCATTGTTTCGATTTTGGCCATTATATGTTATGAAAATCGGCA is from Pocillopora verrucosa isolate sample1 chromosome 7, ASM3666991v2, whole genome shotgun sequence and encodes:
- the LOC136282263 gene encoding CCAAT/enhancer-binding protein epsilon-like; its protein translation is MDVLDLYESGEWSAANSPCSELFEDVDLSSASDLDENCSYLNDIAIDFASYLDPATLSTSPEDLSKYLAPKEPKRREVVEPYLPEVERGYSPIKIVKVDSKVNSLKPAVTYRSTNLAKEPELKSNRLPSISSQLKAPKSRRGSSSLKKAVEKGSDEYRLKRERNNIAVRKSRFKSKQKYVETQHKVDELQEENARLQSKVDFLTKELNVLRSLFSTTGAYKDPSVNAALMSHGIPTHHGLVASR